The following coding sequences are from one Pseudomonas mendocina window:
- the lon gene encoding endopeptidase La, giving the protein MNDQDIHSEAVEDNAQSTTGLVLPAQRLPDKLYIIPIHNRPFFPAQVLPVIVNEHPWGRTLKRVDNTDHKCLAVFYVDNPPDENGEFDLESLPEHGTLVRVHHVSEEGGKLQFVAQGLTRVRIRGWLSRRGPYLAEVDYPQAPADPRDEVKAYGMALINAIKELLPLNPLYSEELKNYLNRFSPNDPSPLTDFAAALTTAPGRELQEVLDTVPMLKRMEKVLPLLRKEVEVGRLQKELSAEVNKQIGERQREFFLKEQLKLIQQELGISKDDKSADREEFLARLEGKTLPAPAQKRIDEELNKLSILETGSPEYAVTRNYLDWATALPWGIHGEDKLDLGRARKVLDKHHAGMDDIKQRITEFLAVGAFKGEIAGSIVLLVGPPGVGKTSIGKSIAESLGRPFYRFSVGGMRDEAEIKGHRRTYIGAMPGKLVQALKEAEVMNPVIMLDEIDKMGTSYQGDPASALLETLDPEQNVEFLDHYLDLRLDLSKVLFVCTANTLDSIPGPLLDRMEVIRLSGYITEEKLAIAKRHLWPKQLEKAGVPKARLSISDAALRAVIEGYAREAGVRQLEKQLGKLVRKSVVKLLEDPDTKIRIGAKDLEEALGMPVFRNERVLAGTGVITGLAWTSMGGATLPIEATRIHTLNRGFKLTGQLGDVMKESAEIAYSYVSSHLKQFGGDPTFFDQAFVHLHVPEGATPKDGPSAGITMASALLSLARNQAPKKGVAMTGELTLTGQVLPIGGVREKVIAARRQKIHELILPEANRGSYEELPDYLKEGITVHFAKRYSDVAKVLFD; this is encoded by the coding sequence ATGAACGATCAGGACATCCACTCCGAAGCAGTCGAAGACAACGCGCAATCCACCACCGGCCTGGTACTGCCCGCGCAAAGACTGCCGGACAAGCTCTACATCATCCCTATCCACAACCGCCCGTTCTTCCCGGCGCAAGTGTTGCCGGTGATCGTCAACGAGCATCCCTGGGGACGTACGCTCAAGCGTGTGGACAACACCGATCACAAGTGCCTGGCGGTGTTCTACGTCGACAACCCGCCTGACGAGAACGGCGAGTTCGACCTCGAGAGCCTGCCCGAGCACGGCACCCTGGTGCGCGTGCACCACGTCAGCGAAGAGGGCGGCAAGCTGCAGTTCGTCGCCCAAGGCCTCACTCGCGTGCGCATTCGCGGATGGCTCAGCCGCCGCGGCCCTTACCTGGCTGAAGTGGATTACCCGCAGGCGCCCGCCGACCCGCGTGATGAGGTCAAGGCCTATGGCATGGCGCTGATCAACGCCATCAAGGAGCTGCTGCCACTCAATCCGCTGTACAGCGAAGAGCTGAAGAACTACCTCAATCGTTTCAGCCCCAACGATCCATCGCCGCTCACAGACTTCGCCGCCGCGCTGACCACCGCGCCCGGCCGCGAGCTGCAGGAAGTGCTGGACACCGTGCCCATGCTCAAGCGCATGGAGAAGGTGCTGCCACTGCTGCGCAAGGAGGTCGAGGTCGGCCGCCTGCAGAAGGAGCTGTCGGCCGAGGTGAACAAGCAGATCGGCGAGCGCCAGCGCGAGTTCTTCCTCAAGGAGCAGCTCAAGCTGATCCAGCAGGAGCTGGGCATCAGCAAGGACGACAAGAGCGCGGATCGCGAGGAATTCCTCGCCCGCCTCGAAGGCAAGACCCTGCCTGCGCCGGCGCAAAAGCGCATCGACGAAGAGTTGAACAAGCTGTCGATCCTGGAGACCGGCTCGCCGGAGTACGCCGTCACGCGCAACTACCTGGACTGGGCCACCGCTCTACCCTGGGGCATTCACGGCGAAGACAAGCTCGACCTCGGCCGCGCGCGTAAGGTGCTGGACAAGCACCACGCCGGCATGGACGACATCAAGCAGCGCATCACCGAGTTCCTCGCCGTCGGCGCCTTCAAGGGCGAGATCGCCGGTTCCATCGTGCTGCTCGTCGGTCCGCCCGGCGTGGGCAAGACCAGCATCGGCAAGTCCATCGCCGAATCGCTCGGCCGGCCGTTCTACCGTTTCTCGGTCGGCGGCATGCGTGACGAAGCGGAGATCAAGGGCCATCGCCGCACCTACATCGGCGCCATGCCCGGCAAGCTGGTGCAGGCGCTGAAGGAGGCCGAGGTGATGAACCCGGTGATCATGCTCGACGAAATCGACAAGATGGGCACCAGCTACCAGGGCGACCCCGCCTCGGCACTGCTGGAGACCCTCGATCCGGAGCAGAACGTCGAATTCCTCGACCACTACTTGGATCTGCGCCTGGATCTGTCCAAGGTGCTGTTCGTCTGCACCGCCAACACCCTCGATTCGATTCCCGGGCCGCTGCTCGACCGCATGGAAGTGATCCGCCTGTCCGGCTACATCACCGAGGAAAAGCTGGCCATCGCCAAACGCCATCTGTGGCCCAAGCAGTTGGAGAAGGCCGGCGTGCCGAAGGCGCGCCTGTCCATTAGCGATGCGGCGCTGCGCGCGGTGATCGAAGGCTACGCGCGTGAGGCCGGCGTGCGTCAGTTGGAGAAGCAACTGGGCAAGCTGGTGCGCAAGTCGGTGGTCAAGCTGCTGGAAGATCCCGACACGAAGATCCGCATCGGCGCCAAGGATCTGGAGGAAGCACTGGGTATGCCGGTGTTTCGCAACGAGCGTGTGCTGGCCGGTACCGGGGTAATCACCGGCCTGGCCTGGACCAGCATGGGCGGCGCCACCCTGCCGATCGAAGCCACGCGCATCCACACGCTCAACCGCGGCTTCAAACTCACCGGCCAACTCGGCGACGTGATGAAGGAATCGGCGGAAATCGCCTACAGCTACGTCAGCTCGCACCTCAAGCAGTTCGGCGGTGATCCGACCTTCTTCGACCAGGCCTTCGTCCACCTGCACGTGCCGGAAGGCGCCACGCCCAAGGACGGCCCCAGCGCCGGCATCACCATGGCCAGCGCCCTGCTCTCCCTGGCGCGCAACCAGGCGCCGAAGAAAGGCGTAGCCATGACCGGCGAGCTGACCCTCACCGGCCAGGTGCTGCCCATCGGCGGCGTGCGCGAAAAGGTGATCGCGGCGCGGCGGCAGAAGATCCACGAGCTGATCCTGCCGGAGGCCAACCGCGGTAGCTACGAGGAACTGCCGGACTACCTCAAGGAAGGCATCACCGTGCATTTCGCCAAGCGCTACAGCGATGTGGCCAAGGTGTTGTTCGACTGA
- the lpcA gene encoding D-sedoheptulose 7-phosphate isomerase gives MIEHIRNSLQEAQRALEAFLANEQTLGNIQKAAELLVESFENKGKAFSCGNGGSMCDAMHFAEELTGRYRKNRPGIAAVSISDPSHISCVANDFGYDFIFSRYIESHGREGDVLIAISTSGKSPNVVKAAEAAKALGVKVIALTGKPGSLLESLADVCICAPGGDFADRVQELHIKTLHILIELIERKLSPQNYA, from the coding sequence ATGATCGAACATATCCGCAACAGCCTGCAGGAAGCCCAGCGCGCGCTGGAGGCCTTCCTCGCCAACGAACAGACCCTGGGCAACATCCAGAAGGCCGCCGAGCTACTGGTCGAGAGCTTCGAGAACAAGGGCAAGGCCTTTTCCTGCGGCAACGGCGGCTCGATGTGCGACGCCATGCACTTCGCCGAGGAGCTGACCGGGCGCTACCGCAAGAACCGCCCGGGCATCGCCGCCGTATCGATCAGCGACCCCAGCCATATCAGCTGCGTAGCCAACGATTTCGGCTACGACTTCATCTTCTCGCGCTACATCGAATCGCACGGCCGTGAGGGCGACGTACTAATCGCCATCAGCACCAGCGGCAAGAGCCCCAATGTGGTCAAGGCCGCCGAAGCAGCCAAGGCGCTGGGCGTGAAGGTGATCGCCCTGACCGGCAAGCCCGGCTCGCTGCTGGAGAGCCTGGCCGACGTGTGCATCTGCGCACCGGGCGGCGACTTCGCCGACCGCGTGCAGGAGCTGCACATCAAGACCCTGCACATCCTCATCGAGCTGATCGAGCGCAAGCTGAGCCCGCAGAATTACGCCTGA
- a CDS encoding MFS transporter yields the protein MQAAKPGRARYSILLVLFLATTITFADRSSMSIAGSALQEGLGIDALTLGYIFSAFGWAYVLGQIPGGWLFDRFGTKPVYILALFAWSLLTLLQGFVDLLPVAWAITTMFLLRLAVGFAAAPCFPGNARIIASWFPTAERATATAISSSAQYAATALFAPLMGWVVYAFGWQQVFIVLGCMGLALSLVWLREMHSPREHPRLGEAERTFIESGGGLIDLETQATSKAGPQWRHLRLLLGQRTLLGIYFGQYCNNAITYFFLTWFPVYLVQARGMSIIGAGFAASVPAIAGCVGGLLGGLLSDGLLRRGYSLTLARKLPVVVGLLLSGSLVLCIYAESDAAVVALMALAFFGKGLGSMGWTLVADTSPRQILGLSAGLFNTFGNLAAISTPIVIGYLVSRTGSFDWALAYVAANALLAVVSFLFIVGRIHRIELDEQPGAEPGASRSDSGSVS from the coding sequence ATGCAAGCAGCCAAACCGGGCCGAGCGCGTTACTCCATCCTGCTGGTGCTGTTCCTGGCCACGACGATCACCTTTGCTGACCGTTCCAGCATGTCGATCGCCGGTTCGGCGCTGCAGGAAGGGCTGGGCATCGATGCGCTGACGCTCGGCTACATCTTCTCGGCGTTCGGCTGGGCCTACGTGCTCGGGCAGATTCCGGGTGGCTGGCTGTTCGATCGCTTCGGTACCAAGCCGGTCTATATCCTGGCCTTGTTCGCCTGGTCGCTGCTGACCCTGTTGCAGGGTTTCGTCGATCTGTTGCCGGTGGCCTGGGCGATAACGACCATGTTCCTATTGCGCCTGGCGGTGGGCTTTGCCGCGGCGCCCTGTTTCCCTGGCAATGCACGGATCATCGCGTCGTGGTTTCCCACGGCGGAGCGTGCGACTGCCACGGCCATTTCCAGCTCGGCGCAATACGCTGCCACGGCGTTGTTCGCGCCGTTGATGGGCTGGGTGGTCTACGCGTTCGGCTGGCAGCAGGTGTTCATCGTGCTGGGTTGCATGGGGCTCGCGCTGTCGCTGGTATGGCTCCGGGAGATGCACAGCCCACGCGAGCATCCGCGCCTGGGCGAGGCGGAACGAACGTTCATCGAGAGTGGCGGCGGCCTGATCGATCTGGAAACCCAGGCGACAAGCAAGGCCGGCCCGCAGTGGCGTCATCTGCGTCTGCTGCTTGGCCAGCGCACCTTGCTGGGCATCTATTTTGGTCAGTACTGCAACAACGCCATTACCTATTTCTTCCTGACCTGGTTTCCCGTTTATCTGGTGCAGGCGCGCGGCATGAGCATCATCGGTGCCGGGTTTGCCGCATCGGTGCCAGCGATTGCCGGTTGTGTCGGCGGTCTGTTGGGCGGCCTGTTGTCCGACGGTCTGCTGCGTCGTGGTTATTCGCTGACCCTGGCTCGCAAGCTGCCGGTCGTGGTCGGCCTGCTGCTGTCGGGCAGCCTGGTGCTGTGCATCTACGCCGAGAGCGATGCTGCGGTGGTGGCGTTGATGGCGCTGGCGTTCTTCGGCAAGGGGCTGGGCTCGATGGGTTGGACGCTGGTGGCCGATACCTCGCCGCGGCAGATCCTCGGCCTGTCCGCTGGGCTGTTCAATACCTTCGGCAACCTGGCGGCGATCAGCACGCCTATCGTCATCGGCTATCTGGTCAGCCGCACCGGTTCGTTCGACTGGGCGCTGGCCTATGTCGCCGCCAATGCACTGCTGGCGGTCGTGAGTTTCCTGTTCATCGTTGGCCGTATTCACAGGATCGAGCTGGACGAGCAGCCAGGGGCCGAACCAGGCGCCTCCCGCTCGGACTCCGGCTCGGTATCCTGA
- a CDS encoding protease inhibitor I42 family protein translates to MHATLRLLTLPALALLTACAHQSGTLELKKDRQCPLTLNKGQQLILSLPSNPTTGFRWEVREAAANVLQSLGPEVYSNPEDAGLVGAGGMSTWRFTAREPGEGRLLLTYQQPWEPNVPPAETFECELRVK, encoded by the coding sequence ATGCACGCCACCTTGCGCCTGCTTACCCTACCCGCCCTGGCCCTGCTCACCGCCTGCGCCCATCAATCCGGCACGCTGGAGTTGAAGAAGGATCGACAGTGCCCGCTGACGCTGAACAAGGGTCAGCAACTAATTCTCAGCCTGCCGAGCAACCCGACCACGGGCTTTCGTTGGGAAGTGCGCGAGGCCGCCGCAAACGTGTTGCAGAGCCTCGGCCCCGAGGTCTACAGCAACCCGGAAGACGCCGGGCTGGTGGGCGCTGGTGGCATGTCCACCTGGCGTTTCACGGCGCGCGAGCCTGGCGAAGGTCGCCTGCTGCTGACCTATCAGCAACCGTGGGAGCCGAATGTGCCGCCGGCAGAAACCTTCGAGTGTGAACTGCGGGTTAAGTGA
- the garD gene encoding galactarate dehydratase, with the protein MQLIPHQDSPRYIRLHPTDNVGVVVNDQGVAAGGQFDDGLKAVEGIPQSHKVALQDIAEGGEVVRYGEIIGYALKPIAAGSWVTEQVLRMPEPPVLDNLPKATLQTSPGEPLEGYTFEGFRNPDGSVGTRNILGVTTTVQCVVGVLDHVVERVRKEVLPKYPNVDDVVALSHSYGCGVAISAPDAVVPIRTLYNISRNPNFGGQALVISLGCEKLQASQLMDGDQLTNGMDEEDWLFRLQDSGTGFTGMVEQIMGMIEDRLKVLDQRRRETVPASELVVGMQCGGSDAFSGITANPALGVAADLLVRAGATVMFSENTEVRDGIHLLTPRAASVEVADALIREMDWYDRYLQRGMADRSANTTPGNKKGGLNNIVEKAMGSIAKSGNSTIAGVVAPGERIRGKGLWFCATPASDFICGTLQLAAGMNLHIFTTGRGTPYGLSMVPVIKVATRTQLAERWPDLIDVDAGQIVSGRMTLEQMGWAIFQLYLDVASGRKQTCAERLRLHNDLVLFNPAPVT; encoded by the coding sequence ATGCAGTTGATTCCCCATCAGGACTCGCCCCGTTATATCCGCCTGCATCCGACCGATAACGTCGGCGTGGTGGTCAACGATCAGGGCGTGGCCGCCGGCGGCCAGTTCGACGATGGCCTCAAGGCCGTCGAAGGCATTCCGCAGAGCCACAAGGTGGCGCTGCAGGACATCGCCGAAGGTGGCGAAGTCGTGCGCTACGGTGAAATCATCGGCTATGCACTCAAGCCCATCGCCGCCGGCAGCTGGGTGACCGAGCAGGTGCTGCGCATGCCCGAGCCGCCGGTATTGGACAACCTGCCCAAGGCAACCCTGCAAACCTCGCCTGGCGAGCCGCTGGAGGGTTATACCTTCGAGGGTTTCCGTAACCCGGACGGCAGCGTCGGTACGCGCAACATCCTCGGCGTGACCACCACCGTGCAATGCGTGGTCGGTGTGCTCGATCACGTGGTCGAGCGCGTGCGCAAGGAAGTCCTGCCCAAGTACCCCAACGTCGACGACGTGGTGGCGTTGTCGCACAGCTACGGCTGCGGCGTGGCGATCAGCGCGCCGGATGCCGTGGTGCCGATTCGTACCCTGTACAACATCAGTCGCAACCCCAACTTCGGTGGCCAGGCGCTGGTGATCAGTCTCGGTTGCGAGAAGCTGCAGGCCAGCCAGTTGATGGATGGCGATCAGCTCACCAACGGCATGGACGAGGAAGACTGGCTGTTCCGCCTGCAGGATTCCGGCACTGGTTTCACCGGCATGGTCGAGCAGATCATGGGCATGATCGAGGATCGCCTGAAGGTGCTCGACCAGCGTCGCCGCGAGACGGTGCCGGCCTCCGAACTGGTGGTCGGCATGCAGTGCGGCGGCAGTGACGCCTTTTCCGGCATCACCGCCAACCCGGCGCTGGGCGTGGCGGCGGATCTGCTGGTGCGTGCCGGGGCTACGGTGATGTTTTCCGAGAACACCGAGGTGCGTGACGGTATCCATCTGCTGACGCCGCGCGCCGCCAGCGTCGAGGTGGCCGATGCGTTGATCCGCGAGATGGACTGGTACGACCGCTACCTGCAGCGTGGCATGGCCGACCGCAGCGCCAACACCACGCCGGGCAACAAGAAGGGCGGGCTGAACAACATCGTCGAGAAGGCCATGGGCTCGATCGCCAAATCCGGCAACAGCACCATTGCCGGTGTCGTCGCGCCGGGTGAGCGTATTCGCGGCAAGGGCCTGTGGTTCTGCGCCACTCCGGCCAGTGATTTCATCTGCGGCACTTTGCAGTTGGCAGCGGGCATGAACCTGCATATCTTCACCACCGGTCGCGGCACGCCCTATGGCCTGTCCATGGTGCCGGTGATCAAGGTGGCCACGCGTACGCAATTGGCCGAGCGTTGGCCGGATCTGATCGACGTCGATGCCGGGCAGATCGTCTCCGGGCGCATGACCCTGGAGCAAATGGGCTGGGCGATTTTCCAGCTGTACCTGGATGTCGCCAGCGGCCGTAAGCAGACCTGCGCTGAACGCCTGCGCCTGCATAACGATCTGGTGCTGTTCAACCCGGCGCCAGTGACCTGA
- a CDS encoding 2-hydroxyacid dehydrogenase, which produces MNKPRVLQIGPLSDRFNQELAQRYEVSALWQQADPLAFLREQGEQFIYMVSSARFGCTADQLRLLPNLRVICSFGVGYDPYPLELLRERGIALSTTPDVLNDCVADLAMGLMIDSARLLSASDRFVRSGAWNSTTGFPLARRVSGKRLGIVGLGRIGEAVAQRASGFSMPVRYHNRRPVAGSRYQHEPDLLELARWADFLVLTCPGGQATYHLIDAKVLAALGADGFLINVARGSVVDEAALITALQTGVIAGAGLDVYEREPQVPAALRELDNVVLLPHVGSASVETRQQMADLVLDNLQSFIATGKLLTPL; this is translated from the coding sequence ATGAACAAACCCCGCGTGCTGCAAATTGGCCCGCTAAGCGATCGCTTCAACCAAGAGCTGGCGCAACGCTATGAGGTGAGCGCCCTGTGGCAACAGGCCGATCCGTTGGCGTTTCTGCGTGAGCAGGGCGAGCAGTTCATCTACATGGTGTCTTCGGCGCGCTTCGGTTGTACGGCTGATCAACTGCGGCTGCTGCCCAATCTGCGGGTGATCTGCAGTTTCGGTGTCGGCTACGACCCTTACCCGCTGGAGTTGCTGCGCGAGCGCGGCATCGCCCTCAGCACCACGCCGGATGTGCTCAACGACTGCGTGGCGGATCTGGCCATGGGCCTGATGATCGACAGCGCGCGGCTTTTGTCTGCGTCGGATCGCTTCGTGCGCAGTGGTGCCTGGAACAGCACCACGGGTTTCCCCTTGGCGCGGCGGGTCAGTGGCAAGCGTCTGGGCATCGTCGGCCTCGGTCGCATCGGTGAGGCGGTGGCGCAGCGGGCGTCGGGCTTTTCCATGCCGGTGCGTTACCACAATCGCCGTCCGGTCGCGGGCAGCCGCTATCAGCACGAGCCGGATCTGCTGGAACTGGCGCGCTGGGCGGATTTCCTGGTGTTGACCTGCCCAGGTGGCCAGGCCACCTATCACCTGATCGACGCCAAGGTGCTCGCAGCGCTGGGGGCTGATGGTTTTCTGATCAACGTGGCGCGCGGCTCGGTGGTCGATGAGGCGGCGCTGATCACGGCATTGCAAACGGGCGTGATCGCCGGTGCCGGCCTGGACGTCTACGAACGCGAACCCCAGGTGCCTGCTGCATTGCGCGAACTGGACAACGTGGTGCTGCTGCCGCACGTCGGCAGTGCCAGCGTCGAGACCCGCCAGCAGATGGCCGATCTGGTGCTGGACAATCTGCAGAGCTTCATCGCCACCGGCAAGTTGCTGACCCCATTGTAG
- a CDS encoding ABC transporter permease: MNLYAIKAIYLFELARTWRTLLQSIATPVISTSLYFVVFGSAIGSSMTQVQGVSYGAFIIPGLIMLALLTESISNASFGIYMPKYSGSIYELLSAPVSYLEILIGYVGAAATKSVILGIIILITARLFVDFEIQHPVWMAAFLVLTALTFSLFGFIIGVWADGWEKLQIVPALIVTPLTFLGGAFYSISMLPPAWQTVTLFNPVVYLISAFRWSFYGVSDVNVGVSLAMVLGFLALCIALVGWIFKTGYRLKS, from the coding sequence ATGAACCTGTATGCCATCAAGGCCATCTACCTGTTCGAGCTGGCGCGTACCTGGCGCACTTTGTTGCAGAGCATCGCCACGCCGGTGATCAGCACCTCGCTGTACTTCGTGGTGTTTGGCTCGGCCATCGGCTCGAGCATGACCCAGGTGCAGGGCGTGAGCTACGGCGCCTTCATCATCCCAGGGCTGATCATGCTGGCGCTGCTGACCGAGAGCATTTCCAACGCCTCGTTCGGGATCTACATGCCCAAGTATTCGGGGAGCATCTACGAGTTGCTGTCGGCGCCGGTGTCCTACCTGGAAATCCTTATCGGCTATGTCGGCGCAGCGGCCACCAAGTCGGTGATCCTTGGCATCATCATCCTGATCACGGCGCGGCTGTTCGTCGATTTCGAGATTCAACATCCCGTGTGGATGGCAGCGTTCCTGGTGCTCACCGCACTGACCTTCAGCCTGTTCGGCTTCATCATCGGCGTATGGGCCGATGGCTGGGAGAAGCTGCAGATCGTCCCGGCGCTGATCGTCACGCCGCTGACCTTCCTCGGCGGCGCCTTCTACTCGATCAGCATGCTGCCGCCAGCCTGGCAGACGGTGACCCTGTTCAACCCGGTGGTGTACCTGATCAGCGCGTTCCGCTGGAGTTTCTACGGCGTGTCCGACGTCAACGTCGGCGTCAGCCTGGCCATGGTGCTGGGCTTCCTGGCACTGTGCATCGCGCTGGTGGGTTGGATCTTCAAGACCGGTTACCGGCTCAAGAGCTGA
- a CDS encoding AraC family transcriptional regulator, with protein sequence MLQARVIRLDEQAHEHAHDHHQLVMSLVGRAEFEVGGRGGEVCRMRACLVPGDAAHQFAGMGDNRMLILDLDEQDTPSEDLELLHRLFETPRYPALDVDFQHLLTYAGAELERYGSDSILARSLGGVLLRALHLRLFGEQRRPPQGAMDMQRLDDYIGEHLARRISVAELAHEMCLSPSHFHAQFKDCVGLTPHQYLLKTRLDRAARMLRESNLPLVRIAEECGFSSQSALTTAMRRYMGLTPKRLRSA encoded by the coding sequence ATGCTGCAAGCCCGTGTGATCCGCCTGGATGAACAGGCCCATGAACATGCCCATGACCATCACCAGTTGGTGATGTCTCTGGTCGGCCGCGCCGAATTCGAAGTTGGTGGGCGTGGCGGAGAAGTCTGCCGTATGCGCGCTTGCCTGGTACCGGGCGATGCGGCTCACCAGTTCGCCGGCATGGGCGACAACCGCATGCTGATCCTCGATCTGGACGAGCAGGACACCCCCAGCGAAGACCTGGAGCTGCTTCATCGCCTGTTCGAAACGCCCCGTTATCCTGCCCTCGATGTCGACTTCCAGCACCTGCTGACCTATGCCGGTGCAGAGCTGGAGCGTTATGGCAGCGACTCCATCCTTGCTCGCTCTCTAGGCGGCGTATTGCTGCGTGCTCTGCATCTGCGCCTGTTTGGCGAACAACGCCGGCCGCCGCAGGGGGCGATGGATATGCAGCGTTTGGATGACTATATCGGTGAGCACCTGGCGCGGCGTATCAGTGTCGCCGAGCTGGCTCATGAAATGTGCCTGAGCCCCAGCCACTTCCATGCTCAGTTCAAGGACTGCGTCGGCCTCACACCACACCAGTACCTGCTCAAGACCCGTCTCGACCGCGCTGCGCGCATGTTGCGTGAAAGCAACCTGCCGCTGGTGCGTATTGCCGAGGAGTGTGGTTTCTCCAGCCAGAGTGCCCTGACCACGGCCATGCGCCGCTATATGGGCCTGACCCCGAAGCGTCTGCGTAGCGCCTGA
- a CDS encoding ABC transporter ATP-binding protein produces MQSVISIAQLNKTYASGHPALQGIDLDIRQGEIFALLGPNGAGKTTLISIICGIVNPGEGRVLVGGKDIVRDYRAARSQIGLVPQELVSDVFETVWATVKFSRGLFGKKPDPAYLEQLLKDLSLWDKRNAKIMELSGGMKRRVMIAKALSHEPQILFLDEPTAGVDVELRRDMWNMVRRLRERGVTIILTTHYIEEAEEMADRIGVISKGRIILVEDKQVLMHKLGKKQLTLQLQQPLSCVPAELSRYGLELADQGHALVFTFDAQHENTGIAELLRDLAQHGIDFKDLQSSQSSLEEIFVGLIKESRA; encoded by the coding sequence GTGCAGTCGGTCATTTCCATCGCGCAACTGAACAAGACCTACGCGTCCGGGCATCCGGCGTTGCAGGGCATCGACCTGGATATTCGCCAGGGCGAGATCTTCGCCTTGCTCGGCCCCAATGGCGCCGGCAAGACCACCCTGATCAGCATCATCTGCGGCATCGTCAATCCTGGCGAGGGCAGGGTGCTGGTCGGCGGCAAGGACATTGTCCGCGACTACCGCGCGGCCCGTTCGCAGATCGGCCTGGTGCCGCAGGAGCTGGTCAGCGACGTGTTCGAAACGGTATGGGCGACGGTCAAGTTCAGCCGTGGCCTGTTCGGCAAGAAGCCCGACCCGGCCTACCTGGAGCAACTGCTCAAGGATCTGTCGCTGTGGGACAAGCGCAACGCCAAGATCATGGAACTGTCCGGCGGCATGAAGCGCCGGGTAATGATCGCCAAGGCGCTCTCGCACGAGCCGCAGATTCTCTTCCTCGACGAGCCCACCGCTGGCGTCGACGTGGAGCTGCGCCGCGACATGTGGAACATGGTCAGGCGCCTGCGTGAGCGTGGCGTGACCATCATACTCACCACCCACTACATCGAAGAAGCCGAGGAAATGGCGGATCGCATCGGGGTGATCAGCAAGGGGCGGATCATTCTGGTGGAAGACAAGCAGGTGCTGATGCACAAGTTGGGCAAGAAGCAGCTGACCCTGCAGTTGCAGCAGCCGCTGTCCTGCGTGCCGGCCGAGCTGTCGCGCTACGGCCTGGAATTGGCCGATCAGGGCCATGCCCTGGTGTTCACCTTCGATGCCCAGCATGAGAACACTGGTATCGCCGAGCTGCTGCGTGATCTGGCCCAGCATGGCATCGACTTCAAGGATCTGCAGTCGAGCCAGAGTTCCTTGGAGGAGATCTTCGTCGGTCTTATCAAGGAGTCGCGTGCATGA